Proteins co-encoded in one Streptomyces roseochromogenus subsp. oscitans DS 12.976 genomic window:
- a CDS encoding Lrp/AsnC family transcriptional regulator, protein MAIDHLDGRIIVLLAREPRIGVLEMSRRLGVARGTVQARLDRLQSNGVIRGFGPQVDPAALGYPVTAFATLQIRQGQGPDVRAHLATVPEVLELLTTTGSGDMLCRLVARSNADLQRVIDRVVGFDGIVRASTTIVMENPVPLRIIPLVEQAAQDAKET, encoded by the coding sequence GTGGCGATCGATCATCTGGACGGGCGGATCATCGTGCTCCTCGCCCGGGAGCCGCGCATCGGCGTGCTGGAGATGTCCCGGCGGCTGGGGGTCGCGCGGGGCACGGTGCAGGCGCGTCTGGACCGGCTTCAGTCGAATGGAGTCATCCGCGGATTCGGTCCGCAGGTGGATCCGGCGGCCCTCGGATATCCGGTGACGGCCTTCGCCACGCTGCAGATCCGGCAGGGTCAAGGGCCCGATGTGCGGGCGCACTTGGCGACCGTGCCGGAGGTGCTGGAGCTGCTGACCACCACCGGAAGCGGGGACATGCTGTGCCGGCTGGTGGCCCGCTCGAACGCCGATCTTCAACGGGTGATCGACCGGGTTGTCGGTTTTGATGGCATCGTCCGGGCCTCCACGACGATCGTCATGGAGAACCCCGTTCCGCTGCGGATCATCCCCCTGGTGGAACAGGCCGCCCAGGACGCGAAAGAAACGTAG
- a CDS encoding ABC transporter permease, translated as MNFWEYLGNRHQQLLADASQHASAVFQCMVLATVIGVLIGVVTYRSDWAGNLATTATSTILTIPSLAMIGLLIPVVGLGVPPTVVSLTLYGLLPIVRNAIVGLRGVDPTLVDAARGIGMSRPMRLVRVELPLAWPPILTGIRVSTQMLMGIAAIAAYASGPGLGNEIFRGLASLGSKNALNQVLAGTLGIIILALLFDAGYVLIGRLTIPRGIRV; from the coding sequence GTGAACTTCTGGGAGTACCTGGGCAATCGTCACCAGCAGCTGCTCGCGGACGCCTCTCAGCACGCCAGCGCGGTCTTCCAGTGCATGGTCCTGGCGACCGTCATCGGCGTGCTGATCGGGGTGGTCACCTATCGCTCCGACTGGGCGGGCAACCTCGCCACCACCGCCACCTCGACCATCCTCACCATCCCCTCGCTCGCGATGATCGGTCTGCTCATCCCGGTCGTCGGCCTGGGCGTGCCGCCCACGGTGGTCTCGCTGACGCTGTACGGGCTGCTGCCGATCGTGCGGAACGCGATCGTGGGGCTGCGCGGGGTCGACCCGACGCTGGTGGACGCGGCTCGCGGCATCGGCATGTCCCGTCCGATGCGGCTGGTGCGGGTGGAACTGCCGCTGGCCTGGCCGCCGATCCTGACCGGCATCCGGGTCTCCACGCAGATGCTGATGGGCATCGCCGCGATCGCCGCCTACGCCTCCGGGCCGGGCCTGGGCAACGAGATCTTCCGCGGGCTCGCCTCCCTGGGCAGCAAGAACGCGCTGAACCAGGTGCTCGCGGGCACGCTCGGGATCATCATCCTCGCGCTCCTCTTCGACGCCGGGTACGTCCTGATCGGGCGGCTGACCATTCCCAGGGGGATCCGTGTCTGA
- the hppD gene encoding 4-hydroxyphenylpyruvate dioxygenase produces the protein MTQTTHHTPDTARQADPFPVKGMDAVVFAVGNAKQAAHYYSTAFGMQLVAYSGPENGSRETASYVLENGSARFVFTSVIKPSTDWGRFLARHVAEHGDGVIDLAIEVPDARAAHAYAVEHGARSVAEPYELKDEHGTVVLAAIATYGETRHTLVDRSGYDGPYLPGFVPAQPMVEPPARRTFQAIDHCVGNVELGRMNEWVAFYNKVMGFTNMKEFVGDDIATEYSALMSKVVADGTLKVKFPINEPAIAKKKSQIDEYLEFYGGAGVQHVALNTNDIVQTVRTMRAAGVEFLNTPDSYYDTLGEWVGDTRVPIETLRELRILADRDEDGYLLQIFTKPVQDRPTVFFEIIERHGSMGFGKGNFKALFEAIEREQAKRGNL, from the coding sequence ATGACGCAGACCACACACCACACCCCCGACACCGCACGGCAGGCCGACCCCTTCCCGGTCAAGGGCATGGACGCGGTCGTCTTCGCCGTGGGCAACGCCAAGCAGGCGGCGCACTACTACTCCACCGCCTTCGGCATGCAGCTGGTCGCCTACTCCGGACCGGAGAACGGCAGCCGCGAGACCGCCAGCTATGTGCTCGAGAACGGCTCCGCCCGGTTCGTCTTCACCTCGGTGATCAAGCCGAGCACCGACTGGGGCCGCTTCCTCGCCCGCCATGTGGCCGAGCACGGCGACGGCGTCATCGACCTGGCCATCGAGGTCCCGGACGCGCGCGCCGCCCACGCCTACGCCGTCGAGCACGGCGCCCGTTCGGTCGCCGAGCCGTACGAGCTGAAGGACGAGCACGGCACCGTCGTCCTCGCCGCGATCGCCACCTACGGCGAGACCCGCCACACCCTGGTCGACCGCTCCGGCTACGACGGCCCCTACCTGCCCGGCTTCGTCCCCGCCCAGCCGATGGTCGAACCGCCCGCCCGGCGCACCTTCCAGGCCATCGACCACTGCGTCGGCAACGTCGAACTCGGCAGGATGAACGAGTGGGTGGCCTTCTACAACAAGGTCATGGGCTTCACGAACATGAAGGAGTTCGTGGGCGACGACATCGCGACCGAGTACAGCGCGCTGATGTCGAAGGTCGTCGCGGACGGCACCCTGAAGGTCAAGTTCCCGATCAACGAGCCCGCGATCGCCAAGAAGAAGTCCCAGATCGACGAGTACCTGGAGTTCTACGGCGGGGCCGGCGTCCAGCACGTCGCGCTGAACACCAACGACATCGTGCAGACGGTCCGCACCATGCGCGCCGCCGGCGTCGAGTTCCTCAACACGCCCGACTCCTACTACGACACCCTCGGCGAGTGGGTCGGCGACACCCGGGTGCCCATCGAGACCCTGCGCGAGCTGAGGATCCTCGCCGACCGTGACGAGGACGGCTACCTGCTGCAGATCTTCACCAAGCCGGTCCAGGACCGCCCGACCGTCTTCTTCGAGATCATCGAACGCCACGGCTCCATGGGCTTCGGCAAGGGCAACTTCAAGGCGTTGTTCGAGGCGATCGAGCGGGAACAGGCCAAGCGCGGGAATCTGTAG
- a CDS encoding FAD-binding oxidoreductase, translated as MIMSRIEAPRSEDTAETRDTAETRDTAETSGLTDRLLAGLPAEAVLTDPDVTASYAHDMASFCPAGAPAVVVLPRTVEQVQHVMRIATELRVPVVPQGARSGLSGAANATDGCIVLSLTRMDRILEISPVDRIAVVEPGVINAALSRAVEEHGLYYPPDPSSWEMCTIGGNIGTASGGLCCVKYGVTAEYVLGLDVVLADGRLMSTGRRTAKGVAGYDLTRLFVGSEGSLGIVVRAVLALRPKPPQQLVLAAEFPSAAAACDAVCRIMEGGHVPSLLELMDRTTVKAVNDLARMGLPETTESLLLAAFDTPAPAADLAAVGALCEAAGATQVVPAEDAAESELLLQARRLSLTALEAVKGTTMIDDVCVPRSKLGEMLEGVERIAGKYRLTIGVCAHAGDGNTHPTVCFDAQDEDESRRARESFDEIMALGLELGGTITGEHGVGVLKKEWLAREIGPVGVEMQRAVKHAFDPLGILNPGKVL; from the coding sequence GTGATCATGAGCCGTATCGAAGCGCCTCGCTCCGAAGACACCGCAGAGACAAGAGACACCGCGGAGACGAGAGACACCGCGGAGACGAGCGGTCTCACCGACCGGCTCCTGGCCGGCCTGCCCGCCGAGGCCGTCCTGACCGACCCCGACGTCACCGCCTCCTACGCCCATGACATGGCCAGCTTCTGCCCGGCCGGCGCGCCCGCCGTGGTCGTGCTGCCCCGCACGGTCGAGCAGGTCCAGCACGTCATGCGCATCGCCACCGAGCTACGCGTCCCGGTCGTCCCGCAGGGCGCCCGCTCCGGACTGTCCGGCGCGGCCAACGCCACCGACGGCTGCATCGTGCTGTCCCTGACCAGGATGGACCGCATCCTGGAGATCAGCCCCGTCGACCGGATCGCCGTGGTCGAACCGGGTGTGATCAACGCGGCTCTCTCCCGCGCGGTCGAGGAACACGGCCTGTACTACCCGCCGGACCCCTCCAGCTGGGAGATGTGCACGATCGGCGGCAACATCGGCACGGCGTCCGGCGGCCTGTGCTGCGTCAAGTACGGCGTGACCGCCGAGTACGTCCTCGGCCTGGACGTCGTCCTCGCCGACGGCCGCCTGATGTCCACCGGCCGCCGTACGGCGAAGGGCGTGGCGGGCTATGACCTCACCCGGCTCTTCGTCGGCTCCGAGGGCTCCCTCGGCATCGTCGTACGGGCCGTGCTCGCCCTGAGGCCCAAGCCGCCGCAGCAGCTGGTGCTGGCCGCCGAGTTCCCCTCCGCCGCGGCCGCCTGCGACGCCGTCTGCCGGATCATGGAGGGCGGTCACGTCCCCTCCCTCCTCGAACTGATGGACCGTACGACCGTCAAGGCGGTGAACGACCTCGCCCGCATGGGCCTGCCGGAGACCACCGAGTCGCTGCTGCTGGCCGCCTTCGACACCCCGGCCCCGGCCGCCGACCTCGCCGCCGTCGGCGCCCTGTGCGAGGCCGCCGGCGCCACCCAGGTCGTCCCGGCCGAGGACGCGGCCGAGTCCGAGCTCCTCCTCCAGGCCCGGCGGCTCTCGCTGACCGCGCTGGAGGCGGTCAAGGGCACGACGATGATCGACGACGTGTGCGTGCCCCGCTCGAAGCTCGGCGAGATGCTGGAGGGCGTCGAGCGCATCGCCGGGAAATACCGGCTGACCATCGGGGTCTGCGCCCACGCCGGCGACGGCAACACCCACCCCACTGTCTGCTTCGACGCCCAGGACGAGGACGAGTCCCGGCGGGCCCGTGAGTCCTTCGACGAGATCATGGCCCTCGGCCTGGAGCTGGGCGGCACCATCACCGGCGAACACGGCGTCGGCGTGCTGAAGAAGGAGTGGCTGGCCCGGGAGATCGGCCCGGTCGGGGTGGAGATGCAGCGGGCCGTGAAGCACGCCTTCGATCCGCTGGGCATCCTCAACCCGGGAAAGGTCCTCTGA
- a CDS encoding ABC transporter permease — protein MSTERRQRPEGEHEVKGLAFRDEGEAEQEAPPSAPRPPARRLSWPRLTVLPAFLAAVLLATWLWFRQAHLDTISRNALSGGQVSKALWQHVELTVISTFFVLIIAIPLGVVLTRRAFSGAAPVAMAFANTGQATPAIGLLALLVIWLGVGVRAALIGIIIYAILPVLSNTIAGLKANDPTLLEAARGIGMSPLGVLAKVELPLAVPLILAGVRTALVLNVGTATLATFGGGGGLGVLITTGITTQRMPVLVLGSVLTVALALLVDWLASLAEVLLRPRGLEVRT, from the coding sequence GTGAGCACCGAGCGGCGGCAGCGGCCCGAGGGCGAGCACGAGGTCAAGGGGCTGGCCTTCCGTGACGAGGGCGAGGCGGAGCAGGAGGCCCCGCCGTCGGCCCCGCGCCCGCCCGCCCGGCGCCTGTCCTGGCCGCGGCTGACGGTCCTGCCCGCCTTCCTGGCGGCCGTACTCCTGGCGACCTGGCTGTGGTTCCGGCAGGCGCACCTGGACACGATCTCGCGCAACGCGTTGTCGGGCGGGCAGGTCTCCAAGGCGCTCTGGCAGCATGTGGAGCTGACGGTGATCTCCACGTTCTTCGTGCTGATCATCGCGATCCCGCTGGGCGTCGTGCTCACCCGGCGGGCCTTCAGCGGCGCCGCCCCGGTGGCGATGGCCTTCGCCAACACGGGCCAGGCGACCCCGGCGATCGGCCTGCTGGCCCTGCTGGTCATCTGGCTCGGCGTCGGCGTCAGGGCGGCCCTGATCGGCATCATCATCTACGCGATCCTGCCGGTCCTGTCCAACACCATCGCGGGTCTCAAGGCCAACGACCCGACCCTGCTGGAGGCGGCCCGCGGCATCGGCATGTCCCCGCTCGGTGTGCTCGCCAAGGTCGAACTCCCGCTCGCGGTCCCGCTGATCCTCGCAGGCGTCAGAACCGCCCTCGTCCTCAACGTCGGTACGGCGACCCTGGCGACCTTCGGCGGAGGCGGCGGCCTGGGTGTGCTGATCACCACCGGCATCACCACGCAGCGCATGCCGGTGCTGGTGCTCGGCTCGGTCCTCACCGTGGCGCTGGCCCTGCTGGTGGACTGGCTCGCCTCGCTGGCGGAGGTGCTGCTGCGACCGCGCGGCCTGGAGGTGCGCACATGA
- a CDS encoding tetratricopeptide repeat protein — translation MDRAMDNRVRVPGASLLAEPPAPRRARRWLRRVLVAALAGGVVAGLGLMLSEERPHQAVRPPSAGAQAQARTQAQTLTAVTSGVPVALPRLTAFVAQQERRVRAQPRDARAWAVRGRAYVERGRRAADPEDFPRAEQALRTSLGAQAANSEALEGMAALALARRDFPAAKEYGEQALKAAPNRWTAYPQLIDAYTGLGDYQAARTALDNLLGLHTDAAARPVVMARASAVYEDRGWREDAVAQLTDAAAAAGTPAEQAACMTGLGQLAWDRGDPQDALRHYEAAVRLDPDQPAAQAGRGRALAALGRTEAAFAAYRTALARHPSPRDAYELGELYEARGMAAPAREQYERVKALVRREVAAGVDEDLLIGQFEADHGNPREAATRLRAEWRRQPGTEVADALGWALHRAGDDKEALTYAKAATDTSKGGVRSALYAFHRALIEQDLDLPAVSRRHLQEALRINPYFSPLRAPAAVAALRALGDVPDEPPPGGTP, via the coding sequence ATGGACAGGGCCATGGACAACCGAGTGCGCGTGCCGGGTGCGTCCCTGCTCGCCGAGCCGCCCGCGCCGCGGCGCGCCCGGCGGTGGCTGCGCCGGGTGCTGGTGGCGGCGCTGGCCGGCGGTGTCGTCGCGGGTCTGGGGCTGATGCTGTCCGAAGAGCGGCCGCACCAGGCGGTCCGGCCGCCGTCCGCCGGTGCGCAGGCGCAGGCACGGACACAGGCACAGACGCTGACGGCGGTGACCTCGGGGGTGCCGGTCGCGCTGCCGCGGCTGACGGCGTTCGTCGCCCAGCAGGAGCGGCGGGTGCGGGCGCAGCCCCGGGACGCGCGGGCGTGGGCCGTGCGGGGCCGCGCATATGTGGAGCGGGGGCGGCGGGCGGCCGACCCGGAGGACTTTCCGCGGGCCGAGCAGGCGCTGCGGACGTCTCTGGGGGCGCAGGCGGCGAACAGCGAGGCGCTGGAGGGGATGGCCGCGCTCGCGCTCGCGCGCCGGGACTTTCCGGCGGCGAAGGAGTACGGCGAGCAGGCGCTGAAGGCGGCGCCGAACCGGTGGACGGCGTATCCGCAGTTGATCGACGCCTACACCGGGCTCGGCGACTACCAGGCGGCCCGGACCGCCCTGGACAACCTGCTGGGGCTGCACACCGATGCGGCGGCCCGGCCCGTGGTGATGGCCCGGGCGTCGGCGGTGTACGAGGACCGGGGCTGGCGCGAGGACGCGGTGGCCCAGCTGACCGACGCGGCGGCCGCCGCCGGCACCCCGGCCGAGCAGGCCGCCTGCATGACCGGGCTCGGGCAGCTGGCCTGGGACCGCGGGGACCCGCAGGACGCGCTGCGGCACTACGAGGCGGCCGTACGCCTCGATCCCGACCAGCCGGCGGCACAGGCCGGGCGGGGCCGGGCGCTGGCCGCGCTGGGCCGCACGGAGGCGGCGTTCGCCGCGTACCGGACGGCGCTCGCCCGGCACCCGAGCCCGCGCGACGCCTATGAACTGGGCGAGCTGTACGAGGCGCGCGGCATGGCCGCGCCGGCCCGGGAGCAGTACGAGCGGGTGAAGGCGCTGGTACGGCGGGAGGTGGCGGCCGGGGTCGACGAGGACCTGCTGATCGGCCAGTTCGAGGCCGACCACGGGAACCCGCGGGAGGCCGCGACGCGCCTGCGGGCGGAGTGGCGGCGCCAGCCGGGCACCGAGGTGGCCGACGCACTCGGCTGGGCACTGCACCGGGCCGGCGACGACAAGGAGGCGCTGACCTACGCCAAGGCCGCGACGGACACCTCCAAGGGGGGCGTCCGCAGTGCCCTGTACGCGTTCCACCGGGCCCTGATCGAACAGGACCTGGACCTGCCGGCCGTGTCCCGCCGCCACCTCCAGGAGGCCCTCCGCATCAACCCGTACTTCTCACCCCTGAGGGCGCCCGCGGCAGTCGCGGCGTTGCGGGCGCTGGGCGACGTACCCGACGAGCCGCCGCCCGGCGGGACCCCGTAA
- a CDS encoding DUF2510 domain-containing protein yields the protein MSAPTPAPGDDRPREGYYPDPSIPGYVRYWNGASWVPGTSRPAPKDGEPLTPPPGVRPATPAVEETGPHFFDEDPEPSPGGQDRPGAWPAAGQGAGQRPHAGAGDGGGRT from the coding sequence ATGAGCGCCCCAACCCCGGCCCCAGGTGACGACAGGCCCCGCGAGGGCTACTACCCGGACCCGTCCATCCCCGGCTACGTCCGGTACTGGAACGGCGCCTCCTGGGTGCCCGGCACCAGCCGGCCGGCGCCGAAGGACGGCGAACCGCTCACCCCGCCGCCGGGGGTCCGCCCCGCGACCCCCGCGGTGGAGGAGACGGGCCCGCACTTCTTCGACGAGGACCCGGAGCCGAGCCCCGGCGGGCAGGACCGGCCCGGCGCCTGGCCCGCCGCCGGCCAGGGCGCCGGGCAACGCCCTCATGCCGGCGCCGGTGACGGCGGCGGGCGTACCG
- a CDS encoding SsgA family sporulation/cell division regulator: MEHTVVERELELRLILSPERSIPVPARLSYRSDDPYAVHIMFHINSESPVNWTFARDLLVEGVFRPCGQGDVRVWPTKVDGRSVVLMALSSPDGDALLEAPIPQVSAWLERTLRAVPPGTEGGQLGIDDALDQLLAQ; this comes from the coding sequence ATGGAGCACACCGTGGTGGAACGCGAGCTGGAACTGAGGCTCATCCTGTCGCCGGAGCGCAGCATCCCGGTACCGGCCCGGCTGAGCTACCGCTCCGACGATCCGTACGCCGTCCACATCATGTTTCACATCAACTCCGAGTCGCCCGTCAACTGGACGTTCGCCCGGGACCTGCTGGTCGAGGGGGTGTTCCGGCCGTGCGGGCAAGGGGATGTGCGGGTGTGGCCGACGAAGGTGGACGGGCGCAGCGTCGTGCTGATGGCGCTCAGCTCGCCGGACGGGGACGCGCTGCTGGAGGCGCCGATCCCGCAGGTGTCGGCCTGGCTGGAGCGGACGCTGCGAGCGGTGCCGCCCGGAACGGAGGGCGGGCAACTGGGCATCGACGACGCGCTCGACCAGCTGCTCGCCCAGTGA
- a CDS encoding RDD family protein has translation MSSEPPPGSGEQPPEDDPFRKRPPSDQGSGSPYDAPYGGAQQPPPPGGGGPQPPPGGQPPPYGGGQPPPYGGGPYGGGPYGAGPGGEYPADPLAGMPPLADSGKRTLARIVDMILVGIVVWLLTWAFGVREYNVNGDHVAVGKSVGQSVIAAVLYIAYDTFMMSKYGQTLGKQWLNMRVANLDNGATPSVQTNLIRALVLWVPFAFCCACIWTVICGGWSYFDKPYKQGLHDKAAKTVVVSTG, from the coding sequence ATGAGCAGCGAACCGCCCCCCGGCTCCGGAGAGCAGCCCCCCGAGGACGACCCGTTCAGGAAGCGGCCCCCGTCGGACCAGGGGTCGGGCTCGCCGTACGACGCCCCGTACGGCGGTGCCCAGCAGCCCCCGCCACCCGGCGGCGGGGGCCCGCAACCGCCCCCCGGCGGCCAGCCACCCCCTTATGGCGGCGGCCAGCCTCCCCCCTACGGCGGTGGCCCGTACGGCGGCGGTCCCTACGGCGCCGGGCCGGGTGGTGAGTACCCCGCCGACCCGCTCGCCGGTATGCCCCCGCTCGCCGACAGCGGCAAGCGGACGCTCGCGCGGATCGTGGACATGATCCTCGTCGGCATCGTCGTCTGGCTGCTCACCTGGGCGTTCGGCGTGCGTGAGTACAACGTGAACGGCGACCACGTCGCGGTCGGCAAGTCCGTGGGCCAGTCCGTCATCGCGGCCGTGCTGTACATCGCGTACGACACCTTCATGATGAGCAAGTACGGCCAGACCCTGGGCAAGCAGTGGCTCAACATGCGGGTGGCGAACCTGGACAACGGCGCCACGCCCTCGGTGCAGACCAACCTGATCCGCGCCCTGGTGCTCTGGGTGCCGTTCGCCTTCTGCTGTGCCTGTATCTGGACGGTGATCTGCGGCGGTTGGAGCTACTTCGACAAACCGTACAAACAAGGCCTGCATGACAAGGCGGCCAAGACGGTGGTGGTCAGCACCGGTTGA
- a CDS encoding RDD family protein, translating to QASWAQQVHQLAGGGDEQPVAPWKPVVEDPFQAAARRQAAARPAAPGKRLAARLIDTLAVGAVTAVAAVPLGTKAADHVQQKIDAARLSGREVTVWLLDGTTATSLGIVLAVLLLVGVVYEALPTAKWGRTLGKKLLGLQVRDIEAHEPPAFGQALRRWLVYSVPGLLGIGIVGVLWCLFDRPWHQCWHDKAARTFVAG from the coding sequence CAGGCGTCCTGGGCGCAGCAGGTGCACCAGCTGGCCGGGGGCGGTGACGAGCAGCCCGTGGCGCCGTGGAAGCCGGTGGTGGAGGACCCGTTCCAGGCGGCCGCGCGCCGCCAGGCCGCCGCCCGCCCCGCCGCACCCGGCAAGCGGCTCGCCGCCCGGCTGATCGACACCCTGGCCGTGGGCGCGGTGACGGCCGTGGCCGCCGTACCCCTCGGCACCAAGGCCGCCGACCACGTCCAGCAGAAGATCGACGCGGCCAGGCTGTCCGGCCGCGAGGTCACCGTCTGGCTGCTCGACGGCACCACCGCCACCAGCCTCGGCATCGTGCTCGCCGTCCTGCTGCTCGTCGGCGTGGTGTACGAGGCGCTGCCGACCGCCAAATGGGGCCGCACCCTCGGCAAGAAGCTGCTGGGGCTTCAGGTGCGGGACATCGAGGCGCACGAGCCCCCGGCCTTCGGCCAGGCACTGCGCCGCTGGCTCGTCTACAGCGTGCCCGGACTGCTCGGCATCGGGATCGTGGGCGTGCTGTGGTGCCTGTTCGACCGGCCCTGGCACCAGTGCTGGCACGACAAGGCGGCGCGCACCTTCGTCGCGGGCTGA
- a CDS encoding betaine/proline/choline family ABC transporter ATP-binding protein (Members of the family are the ATP-binding subunit of ABC transporters for substrates such as betaine, L-proline or other amino acids, choline, carnitine, etc. The substrate specificity is best determined from the substrate-binding subunit, rather than this subunit, as it interacts with the permease subunit and not with substrate directly.): MSETTTATASATAAHGASIELENLTKRYPGSQQPAVDNVSMEIKAGETVIFVGPSGCGKSTTLKMINRLIEPTGGRIRIDGEDVTDIDPVKLRRKVGYAIQSAGLFPHMTVAQNIALVPKMIGWPKARIRSRVEELLDLVGLDAGEFHGRYPRQLSGGQQQRVGVARALAADPPVLLMDEPFGAVDPITRDHLQDELIRLQHELHKTIVFVTHDFDEAIKLGDRIAVLRERSHIAQFDTPEAILTNPADDFVSGFVGAGAALKRLNLTRVRDVEMREYPTVTVETPLQEIFTVIRASGTNEILLLDKRRRPYKWLRRGDLMRARGSLARAGTLVHDTVTRDATLRDALEAVLTDNAGRVAVTGRRGEYIGVVDMETLMNSVHELLEADRFEAMEAQHELEEARAQQTHFEQEGSGGVTKA; the protein is encoded by the coding sequence GTGTCTGAGACGACGACGGCGACGGCGTCAGCGACGGCCGCGCATGGCGCGTCCATCGAGCTGGAGAACCTGACCAAGCGGTATCCGGGCAGTCAGCAGCCGGCCGTGGACAACGTGAGCATGGAGATCAAGGCGGGCGAGACGGTCATCTTCGTCGGCCCGTCCGGCTGCGGCAAGTCCACGACGCTCAAGATGATCAACCGGCTGATCGAACCGACCGGCGGCCGTATCCGCATCGACGGCGAGGACGTCACCGACATCGACCCGGTGAAGCTGCGCCGCAAGGTGGGGTACGCCATCCAGTCGGCCGGTCTCTTCCCGCACATGACCGTCGCCCAGAACATCGCCCTCGTACCGAAGATGATCGGCTGGCCGAAGGCGCGGATCCGGTCCCGGGTCGAGGAGCTGCTCGACCTCGTCGGGCTCGACGCGGGCGAGTTCCACGGCCGTTATCCGCGCCAGCTCTCCGGCGGCCAGCAGCAACGGGTGGGCGTGGCACGGGCGTTGGCGGCCGATCCGCCGGTGCTGCTGATGGACGAGCCGTTCGGCGCGGTCGACCCGATCACCCGCGATCACCTCCAGGACGAGCTGATCCGGCTCCAGCACGAACTGCACAAGACGATCGTGTTCGTCACCCACGACTTCGACGAGGCGATCAAGTTGGGCGACCGGATCGCCGTCCTGCGCGAACGCTCGCACATCGCCCAGTTCGACACCCCGGAGGCGATCCTCACCAACCCGGCCGACGACTTCGTCTCCGGTTTCGTCGGCGCGGGCGCGGCCCTGAAGCGGCTGAACCTGACCCGGGTGCGGGACGTGGAGATGCGGGAGTACCCGACGGTGACCGTGGAGACCCCGCTCCAGGAGATCTTCACCGTGATCCGGGCCAGCGGCACGAACGAGATCCTGCTCCTCGACAAGCGCCGCCGCCCCTACAAGTGGCTGCGCCGCGGCGACCTGATGCGGGCCCGGGGCTCGCTGGCCCGCGCGGGCACGCTGGTGCACGACACGGTGACCCGGGACGCGACCCTCAGGGACGCGCTGGAGGCCGTGCTGACGGACAACGCGGGCCGCGTCGCGGTGACCGGGCGGCGCGGCGAGTACATCGGCGTGGTCGACATGGAGACCCTGATGAACTCCGTGCACGAGCTGCTGGAAGCCGACCGTTTCGAGGCGATGGAGGCGCAGCACGAACTGGAGGAGGCGCGCGCCCAGCAGACGCACTTCGAGCAGGAGGGCTCCGGAGGGGTGACGAAGGCGTGA